A stretch of Myxococcus virescens DNA encodes these proteins:
- a CDS encoding phage baseplate assembly protein V — protein MSTFDDDILAHDTRLLGMYVGYVTSRDDEAQLGRVRVCIPGVLEPESAWAWPLGTSGGGAKDTGFFAVPEVGAEVAVFFNQGDVDAPYYLSAHWGRPGGQSEVPEEAQVSPPDNRVLATPTFRVELDESAGKRKLKLTNRKTGDCLTFDAETNSVTLEATTALTLRAVGAISLEAAQVTIAGRVVRPIAEPI, from the coding sequence ATGAGCACCTTCGACGACGACATCCTTGCCCATGACACGCGCCTCCTCGGAATGTACGTGGGCTACGTCACCAGCCGCGACGACGAGGCGCAGCTCGGCCGCGTCCGCGTGTGCATCCCCGGTGTCCTCGAGCCCGAGTCCGCCTGGGCCTGGCCGCTGGGCACCTCCGGCGGGGGCGCCAAGGACACGGGCTTCTTCGCCGTCCCCGAGGTGGGCGCAGAGGTCGCTGTCTTCTTCAACCAGGGCGACGTCGACGCCCCCTACTACCTCAGCGCGCACTGGGGGCGGCCCGGCGGTCAGAGCGAGGTGCCCGAAGAAGCCCAGGTGTCTCCGCCCGACAACCGCGTCCTCGCCACGCCCACCTTCCGCGTCGAGTTGGACGAGTCCGCGGGGAAGCGGAAGCTGAAGCTCACCAACCGGAAGACGGGCGACTGCCTCACCTTCGACGCGGAAACCAACTCCGTCACACTGGAGGCCACCACCGCCCTCACCCTGCGCGCGGTGGGCGCCATCTCCCTCGAAGCCGCTCAAGTCACCATCGCCGGCCGTGTCGTCCGCCCCATCGCCGAGCCGATTTGA
- a CDS encoding phage tail protein, with protein MATVELPALYVDTVSLFAETRRPLLLNRAPGPEEANVPVNAALELELVDVGTDGIARAATRVWVDGFPAFEGGADVEVQPAFAGPLAEVTQTADTLRVVLHPAVPLVSQATVSVRVVSATAGGAHLLDETYTFTVEDRTAPRLVSAQALASKSVRLAFDEDVRVPPSARITFTPRGAPAVPVAALEAAADGPLVHLALDTEMTPDVGYEVLVEGVTDAHGNLVLAPYHRAIFTGFRPTRPPSRHFQLWDMLPRHNRRDDVTGDLHRFISCLQEVTDLLLADLDAFPDVFDLERAPESFLDGILQDLGNPFAFELDVLARRRLAAILVDMYQQKGTALGLRNAIRFFLGIEVRAISPFASDTLVLGESELGVDWVLGPSERFARYAFNVEVERLLSPAERQRLRTLVDYLKPAHTHFVDLVEPLPPILPEHWELGLSELGETTTLH; from the coding sequence ATGGCCACGGTTGAGCTGCCCGCCCTCTACGTCGACACCGTCTCCCTCTTCGCCGAGACGCGCCGTCCCCTCCTCCTCAACCGCGCTCCGGGCCCCGAGGAGGCGAATGTCCCCGTCAATGCCGCGCTGGAGTTGGAGCTGGTGGACGTCGGCACGGACGGCATTGCCCGGGCGGCCACGCGCGTCTGGGTGGACGGATTCCCCGCCTTCGAAGGCGGGGCTGACGTCGAGGTGCAACCCGCCTTCGCGGGGCCTCTGGCGGAGGTGACGCAGACGGCAGACACCCTGCGTGTGGTGCTCCATCCGGCGGTGCCACTGGTTAGCCAGGCCACCGTCTCCGTCCGCGTCGTCTCGGCCACGGCCGGCGGCGCGCACCTCCTCGACGAGACGTACACCTTCACCGTGGAGGACAGGACGGCACCCCGGCTCGTGAGCGCCCAGGCCCTGGCGTCGAAATCGGTGCGCCTCGCCTTCGACGAGGACGTGCGGGTACCGCCCTCCGCGCGCATCACCTTCACGCCTCGCGGCGCGCCCGCAGTCCCGGTGGCCGCCCTCGAGGCCGCGGCCGACGGCCCCCTCGTCCACCTCGCCCTCGACACGGAAATGACGCCGGACGTGGGGTACGAGGTGCTCGTGGAGGGCGTGACGGACGCCCACGGCAACCTGGTGCTCGCCCCCTACCACCGCGCCATCTTCACGGGTTTCAGGCCGACCAGGCCGCCCTCCCGGCACTTCCAGCTCTGGGACATGCTGCCCCGCCACAACCGCCGCGACGACGTGACGGGCGACCTGCACCGCTTCATCTCCTGCCTTCAGGAGGTGACGGACTTGCTCCTCGCTGACTTGGACGCCTTCCCCGACGTCTTTGACCTGGAGCGTGCGCCGGAGTCCTTCCTCGACGGCATCCTCCAGGACTTGGGAAACCCCTTCGCCTTCGAGCTGGACGTCCTCGCCCGGCGCCGCCTGGCCGCCATCCTCGTGGACATGTACCAGCAGAAGGGCACCGCGCTGGGCCTGCGCAACGCCATCCGCTTCTTCCTCGGCATCGAGGTGAGGGCCATCTCTCCCTTCGCCTCAGACACCCTCGTGCTGGGTGAGTCCGAGCTGGGCGTCGACTGGGTACTGGGCCCCTCGGAGCGCTTCGCCCGCTACGCCTTCAACGTCGAGGTGGAGCGTCTCCTCTCGCCTGCGGAGCGCCAGCGACTGCGCACCCTCGTCGACTACCTCAAGCCCGCGCACACCCACTTCGTCGACTTGGTGGAGCCCCTGCCGCCCATACTCCCGGAGCACTGGGAGCTGGGACTCAGCGAGCTGGGCGAGACGACGACGCTGCACTGA
- a CDS encoding GPW/gp25 family protein, whose protein sequence is MSRAPQNLLVPFRRDRKRDFATGTGAELLASKVRQVLLTEGATPHSTGELPWRTSFGAGLSRLRHQSNDAVLGELARVCIRDALARWLPGVQLVQVRVEQSGPLFTLHVRVKERDAATSVSVSLEM, encoded by the coding sequence ATGAGTCGAGCCCCCCAGAATCTCCTCGTCCCCTTCCGGCGCGACCGAAAGCGGGACTTCGCCACGGGGACCGGGGCCGAACTGCTCGCCTCGAAGGTACGGCAGGTGCTGCTGACGGAAGGCGCCACTCCCCACTCCACCGGTGAGCTGCCCTGGCGCACCAGCTTCGGCGCGGGCCTCTCGCGCCTTCGCCATCAGAGCAACGACGCCGTGCTGGGGGAGTTGGCGCGCGTGTGCATCCGTGACGCCCTCGCGCGCTGGCTGCCTGGCGTCCAGCTTGTGCAGGTCCGCGTCGAGCAGTCAGGCCCTCTGTTTACTCTGCATGTCCGGGTGAAGGAGCGCGATGCGGCAACTTCCGTGAGCGTCTCGTTGGAGATGTGA
- a CDS encoding baseplate J/gp47 family protein, which produces MPLLPHNTDYTTKDYDALRARLVALVRSVFPDWADFDVASFGNLLLEMFAFVGDVLGFYQDNLARESRLSTATQRRNVIALARMLGYRLHGAHAATAEVELRLAQPPAAPVTFPAGTIVRTQEVTEAVRFQLLSYVTILAGANPPRVLAVVEHSKTHTQLFDARGLADFEAHLDFAPYLDGSARVSTAQGTFTEVDTFLNSRASDAHFLVSVDQGDKATIRFGTGTNGLPPAGTVAVVYKTGGGTAGNVDAGRLVVVEGSFRDAHGHAVQVSVHNPAPASGGTDRQTVASAKLLAPESLRAPTRTVSREDFEINARRLPGVARALMLTSNEDATIAENAGILYVVPQGGGVPTPALKAQVLRQVTEVYPCTLTFQVSVQEPVYRRVDVSARLFLRQGASAQDVASRVRQALVAHFRISEPDGTPNPRIDFGFNLKDAQGFPAGEVAWSDVFNVIRDAPGVRKLGDARMDLTLNSLPADVKLTVRELPVLGSVILQDGDTGGLL; this is translated from the coding sequence ATTCCGTTGCTGCCTCACAACACCGACTACACCACCAAAGACTACGATGCTCTGCGCGCACGCCTCGTGGCGCTGGTGCGGAGCGTCTTCCCGGACTGGGCCGATTTCGACGTCGCCAGCTTCGGCAACCTGCTGCTGGAGATGTTCGCCTTCGTCGGCGACGTCCTCGGCTTCTACCAGGACAACCTCGCCCGCGAGTCGCGCCTCTCCACCGCCACCCAGCGCCGCAACGTCATCGCCCTGGCGAGAATGCTGGGCTACCGGCTTCACGGTGCCCATGCGGCCACGGCCGAGGTGGAGCTGCGCCTGGCTCAGCCTCCCGCAGCCCCTGTCACCTTCCCCGCCGGCACCATCGTCCGCACGCAGGAGGTGACAGAGGCCGTCCGCTTCCAGCTCCTCTCGTACGTCACCATTCTGGCCGGCGCCAACCCGCCGCGCGTCCTGGCCGTGGTGGAGCACTCAAAGACGCACACCCAGCTCTTCGACGCCCGCGGCCTCGCTGACTTCGAGGCACACCTGGACTTCGCGCCCTACCTCGACGGCTCCGCCCGCGTGTCCACCGCCCAGGGCACCTTCACCGAGGTGGACACCTTCCTCAACTCCCGCGCCTCCGACGCCCACTTCCTCGTCTCGGTGGACCAGGGGGACAAGGCCACCATCCGCTTCGGCACCGGCACCAACGGCCTGCCGCCCGCTGGCACCGTGGCGGTGGTGTACAAGACAGGTGGCGGCACGGCCGGCAACGTGGACGCGGGTCGCCTCGTCGTCGTGGAGGGCAGCTTTCGGGACGCCCACGGCCACGCGGTGCAGGTGTCCGTCCACAACCCCGCCCCCGCTTCGGGTGGCACGGACAGGCAGACGGTGGCCTCCGCGAAGCTGCTCGCCCCCGAGAGTCTCCGGGCTCCAACGCGCACCGTCTCCCGCGAGGACTTCGAGATTAACGCCCGGCGCCTCCCCGGAGTGGCTCGCGCCCTCATGCTGACGTCCAACGAAGACGCCACCATTGCCGAGAATGCCGGCATCCTCTACGTCGTGCCCCAGGGCGGCGGAGTCCCCACGCCCGCGCTCAAGGCCCAGGTGCTGCGGCAAGTCACCGAAGTCTACCCCTGCACCCTCACCTTCCAGGTGAGCGTCCAGGAGCCGGTGTACCGGCGCGTGGACGTCTCCGCCCGCCTCTTCCTGCGCCAGGGCGCTTCGGCCCAGGACGTCGCCTCGCGCGTCCGCCAGGCACTCGTCGCCCACTTCCGCATCAGCGAGCCTGACGGCACACCCAACCCGCGCATCGACTTCGGCTTCAACCTCAAGGACGCCCAGGGCTTCCCCGCCGGCGAGGTAGCCTGGTCGGACGTGTTCAACGTCATCCGCGACGCGCCCGGGGTGCGGAAGCTGGGCGACGCGCGGATGGATTTGACACTCAACAGCCTGCCCGCGGACGTGAAGCTGACGGTGCGCGAGCTGCCGGTGCTGGGCAGCGTCATCCTGCAGGACGGGGACACCGGAGGGCTGCTCTGA